A genome region from Plasmodium vivax chromosome 11, whole genome shotgun sequence includes the following:
- a CDS encoding phosphatidylcholine-sterol acyltransferase precursor, putative (encoded by transcript PVX_114565A) has product MPTSPVLGFTPSIRDVANVFLSSPYKLIFVNSEKRGDVDHAPYEEKKKLESPGAGAEREEATVSVVQAKPEGEKTQGGEEEKEEKAPKTGVATEEVTAPAGEVTATQEVVAAAKEAAKVEEVVAATKEAATVEKAATVEKAATVEKAATVEKEATVEKAATVEKAATVEKAATVEKAATVEKAAATEEAAATEEAAATEEAAATEEAAATEEAAATEEATTTKEAATTEKAATTEEVAGPAEEAATGEAAAPAGDPARTWKKAKGKSNESETHVVGSPLKKKKYKFFWKQKPNKNKRKGKKKKEPKDESQKKEKKKFPTTILLPGVGGSTLIAEYNNAVIPSCSSNTLNSKPFRLWVSLTRLFSITSNVYCTFDTLRLLYDNEKKIYMNQHGVNITVEDYGRLKGIDYLDYINNTGIGVTKYYHTIAAQFLSKGYVDGESIIGAPYDWRYPLYQQDYNLFKKTIEAAYERRNGMKVNLVGHSLGGLFINYFLVHIVDKKWKQKYLNSILYMSSPFKGTMKTIRALLHGNRDFVSFKITNLIKLSISESMMKAIGNSVGSLYDLIPYKEYYDHDQVVIIMNVDSSPIDENYMQSVVTSCGIYNRDCYLNRTDVKLKVYTLSDWHVLLKGDLMEKYNNHKQYRERHFSMDHGVPIYCVYSALKNKSTDYLLFFQKENLNEEPIIYYGIGDGTVPIESLESCSNFYNAVEKKYFENYSHIGILHSTDAVNYVYDSMQKIEGDLDDTWGDVTTKVAQQDSVQGEAKMKMSPEGSDAGEHDLSTVPQQERGNK; this is encoded by the coding sequence ATGCCGACGTCGCCAGTTTTGGGTTTTACGCCATCCATTAGGGATGTAGCCAATGTCTTCCTATCCTCCCCATATAAACTAATATTTGTGAATTCAGAAAAACGGGGTGATGTCGACCATGCGCcttatgaggaaaaaaagaaattggaATCTCCAGGTGCAGGTGCGGAACGGGAAGAAGCGACTGTAAGCGTTGTCCAGGCGAAGccggagggggaaaagacgcaggggggggaggaagagaaggaggaaaaagcgCCCAAAACGGGGGTCGCCACGGAGGAAGTAACCGCGCCAGCGGGGGAAGTAACAGCAACTCAGGAAGTAGTAGCGGCAGCAAAGGAAGCAGCAAAAGTCGAGGAAGTAGTAGCGGCAACAAAGGAAGCAGCAACAGTTGAGAAAGCAGCAACAGTTGAGAAAGCAGCAACAGTTGAGAAAGCAGCAACAGTTGAGAAAGAAGCAACAGTTGAGAAAGCAGCAACAGTTGAGAAAGCAGCAACAGTTGAGAAAGCAGCAACAGTTGAGAAAGCAGCAACAGTTGAGAAAGCAGCAGCAACCGaggaagcagcagcaaccgaggaagcagcagcaaccgaggaagcagcagcaaccgaggaagcagcagcaaccgaggaagcagcagcaacCGAGGAAGCAACAACAACAAAGGAAGCAGCAACAACGGAGAAAGCAGCAACAACGGAGGAAGTAGCCGGTCCAGCTGAGGAAGCTGCAACCGGGGAAGCGGCCGCTCCAGCGGGGGATCCCGCGCGCACGTGGAAAAAGGCCAAGGGAAAGTCGAACGAAAGCGAAACCCATGTAGTAGGAAGCcccttgaaaaaaaaaaagtacaagtTCTTCTGGAAACAAAAACCtaataagaataaaagaaaaggaaaaaaaaagaaagaaccAAAGGATGagtcccaaaaaaaagaaaagaagaaattcCCCACGACTATTCTACTACCAGGGGTTGGAGGAAGTACCCTAATTGCCGAGTACAACAATGCAGTGATTCCTAGTTGCAGCAGCAATACGTTAAATTCAAAACCGTTTAGATTATGGGTTAGTTTAACTAGGCTTTTTTCTATAACATCAAATGTTTACTGTACCTTTGACACCTTGAGGTTGCTCTATgataatgagaaaaaaatttatatgaatcAACATGGTGTAAACATTACGGTGGAAGATTATGGGCGCCTTAAGGGCATTGACTATTTAGATTATATTAACAATACTGGTATAGGGGTAACAAAGTATTACCATACTATAGCTGCTCAATTTTTGTCCAAGGGGTATGTTGATGGGGAAAGTATCATAGGTGCACCGTACGACTGGCGTTATCCCCTGTACCAACAAGATTACAACCTTTTCAAAAAGACCATAGAAGCAGCTTATGAAAGGAGAAACGGAATGAAGGTAAATCTAGTAGGCCATAGTTTAGGAGGcctatttataaattatttcctAGTGCATATAgttgataaaaaatggaaacagaaatatttaaattccATCCTGTATATGAGTTCTCCATTTAAAGGTACCATGAAAACGATTAGAGCTTTGCTGCATGGAAACCGCGATTTTGTTTCTTtcaaaattacaaatttgaTTAAACTTTCCATATCAGAAAGTATGATGAAGGCCATTGGGAATTCAGTAGGTTCCCTGTATGACCTCATTCCATATAAGGAATATTATGACCATGATCAGGTTGTAATTATAATGAATGTAGATTCCTCCCCGATTGATGAGAATTACATGCAGTCTGTTGTGACCTCTTGTGGAATATACAACAGAGACTGCTACCTGAACAGAACCGATGTGAAGCTGAAGGTTTACACCTTATCAGATTGGCATGTGCTTCTAAAGGGTGACTTGATggagaaatataataatcataAACAATACAGGGAGAGGCATTTTTCCATGGACCATGGGGTACCCATATATTGTGTATATAGTGCTCTTAAAAATAAGAGCACCGATTATCTGCTGTTCTTTCAGAAGGAAAACCTAAACGAGGAACCTATTATTTATTACGGAATAGGTGACGGAACTGTGCCCATCGAAAGTTTAGAATCGTGCAGCAATTTTTACAACGCAGTAGAGAAAAAGTACTTTGAGAATTATAGCCATATTGGCATTTTGCACAGCACGGACGCTGTCAATTATGTGTATGATTCCATGCAGAAGATAGAGGGAGACCTGGACGATACGTGGGGGGATGTTACCACCAAGGTAGCTCAGCAGGATAGTGTCCAGGGAGAAGCCAAGATGAAGATGTCACCCGAAGGAAGTGACGCAGGAGAGCACGACTTGAGCACGGTGCCTCAGCAGGAAAGAGGCAACAAATAA
- a CDS encoding transmembrane amino acid transporter protein, putative (encoded by transcript PVX_114575A) — translation MNENGVGENKNNFKKGEKRSKKGNPKKAGSKDDHAKSDPAGAPSGEVNSGNAREGDEAKENSAHPPSKNNMSNLFSSNKKKNKQKKKYESNMGENNADMNGNNLKTSPYVNLGDDDMNEGAEGDGYYGEDNNNGAKDVQKNCQEGNENENCDCDNQNSTIVDVGENEKNPEDEEAEKSKKNWQRRTFSRFTPGGVRSSTVLFICTAIGVGFLSIPYVFSKLGIILSLLLILLNAVESYVTTNILCLSSLEHNTFVYGNLLKKIGHKYHKTIIDIGLTFGFLSSYILILILISNFLSSILYVFDFPSFLYNHTFLIILVCVLIVPITFRDQVGSLNSFLIFSLCSLTITVLTIGWQARDYYTILINKEIVLFNMDKHFFKCFNILLFSFSQQPNACFIAGQFNQPTHRRLTKSAYRSVLLQIIFYTLFGLLGYLSFLTTTKDNIILNYEDTNVSILLCKFLLSITFFFSVPLNFMGSYSSLLSLYLSARNMFLKFYVFVTRRNRYMANLSTFLREDEANPFEAPPFEENALDNLTENSSTTESQAEDKTQRKLISISVTILCALIAFNVKKLSNVIGIGGGITSTLISW, via the coding sequence atgaatgaaaatgGAGTAGGAGagaataaaaacaattttaaaaaaggtgagAAGCGCTCCAAGAAAGGGAACCCCAAAAAGGCGGGCAGCAAGGATGACCACGCAAAATCAGACCCTGCAGGTGCCCCAAGCGGAGAAGTGAATAGCGGAAATGCGCGCGAGGGTGACGAAGCAAAAGAAAACAGCGCACACCCTCCAAGCAAAAACAATATGAGTAACCTATTTTCatcgaacaaaaaaaaaaacaaacagaagaagaagtatGAAAGTAACATGGGGGAAAACAACGCAGATATGAATGGAAATAACTTGAAAACAAGCCCGTATGTCAACTTGGGGGATGATGATATGAATGAGGGGGCGGAGGGAGATGGTTACTATGGCGAGGATAACAATAATGGTGCAAAggatgtgcaaaaaaattgccaagaggggaatgaaaatgaaaattgtgATTGTGATAACCAGAATAGTACCATTGTTGACGTgggagaaaatgaaaagaatccagaagatgaagaagcagaaaaaagtaaaaaaaattggcagaGAAGAACATTTAGCCGTTTCACCCCCGGGGGTGTACGCTCAAGCACAGTTCTGTTTATATGCACAGCGATAGGAGTCGGCTTTCTCTCCATACCGTATGTTTTTTCAAAGCTGGGGATAATATTAAGTCTACTGTTGATACTTCTAAACGCCGTGGAATCCTACGTCACGACGAACATCCTGTGTTTGTCATCCCTGGAGCATAACACATTTGTATATGGaaatttgctaaaaaaaataggacaCAAATACCACAAAACTATCATCGACATTGGGCTGACGTTTGGTTTTCTCTCCagttacattttaatattgaTACTaataagtaattttttaagcagcATATTATACGTTTTTGATTTCCCATCCTTTCTTTATAACCACACATTTTTGATTATACTAGTGTGTGTACTGATAGTACCTATAACCTTTCGCGACCAAGTGGGATCTCTAAACtcctttttgattttttccctatgCTCCTTAACGATAACGGTATTAACCATCGGATGGCAGGCAAGAGACTACTACACCATATTGATTAACAAGGAAATAGTGCTGTTTAACATGGATAagcattttttcaaatgcttcaacattttattgttttccttttcgcaaCAGCCAAATGCATGTTTTATAGCTGGGCAGTTTAATCAGCCAACTCACAGGAGATTAACCAAGTCAGCATATAGGAGTGTTTTGttgcaaattattttttacactctCTTTGGGCTTCTGGGATACTTGTCCTTTTTAACCACCACCAAGGATAACATCATACTGAATTATGAAGACACAAATGTATCCATCCTGTTGTGTAAATTTCTCCTATCcataacgttttttttttctgttcctttAAATTTCATGGGGTCCTATTCAAGCTTACTATCTTTGTACTTATCCGCTCGCAATATGTTTCTTAAATTTTACGTGTTTGTTACGAGAAGGAATAGGTACATGGCTAACCTATCCACCTTTCTACGCGAGGATGAGGCCAATCCGTTTGAGGCCCCTCCGTTTGAGGAAAATGCCCTTGACAATTTGACAGAAAATTCCAGCACAACGGAATCGCAAGCGGAGGACAAAACTCAGAGAAAACTCATCTCTATTTCTGTCACCATTCTCTGCGCCCTTATAGCGTTTAACGTTAAAAAGTTATCCAACGTTATTGGCATAGGAGGAGGAATCACGTCTACGCTGATATCCTGGTAA
- a CDS encoding hypothetical protein, conserved (encoded by transcript PVX_114580A): MKSILGHFRILSIPVEDNPLTTINLLVANCKDISEHDNAQSDALCAAALDNIVGEEDLKSFFSNFGKINSFTVIEKKHLSKNFKKFAYCAYVTYRENNVVEIILQYSIHVDDYFKSSVQSPYFINLEKKKFAYYIKKYYENYYDLYNERKIIINEISKINKENNKGKKKLGLVDEDGFTVVQRVADKPEFINSVFVPANDRFSYLKKERKMKIHENFYLFQKKESIRNASELLAKKKNKQKKF; this comes from the exons atgaagagcatTTTGGGCCACTTCCGCATTTTGAGCATACCTGTGGAGGACAACCCCCTTACAACCATAAAT cTGCTCGTAGCCAACTGCAAAGACATTTCAGAGCATGACAACGCGCAGAGCGACGCGCTGTGCGCAGCGGCCCTGGACAACATCGTGGGCGAGGAAGATTTAAAGagctttttttccaattttggaaaaataaactccTTTACCGTTATAgagaaaaaacatttatcgaaaaattttaaaaaatttgcctaTTGTGCGTATGTAACATACAGAGAAAATAATGTGgttgaaattattttgcagTACTCCATTCATGTggatgattattttaaaagcagTGTGCAATCACCGTACTTTataaatttggaaaaaaaaaaattcgcctactatataaaaaagtattatgaaaattattatgaCTTATATAATGAGAGGAAGATAATTATTAACGAAATTTCAAagataaataaagaaaataataaggggaagaaaaaattaggcCTTGTAGACGAGGATGGATTTACGGTCGTTCAAAGAGTTGCGGACAAACCAGAATTCATCAACTCTGTTTTCGTGCCAGCAAATGATAGGTTCAGTTATTTaaagaaggaaaggaaaatgaaaattcatGAGAacttttacctttttcaAAAGAAGGAGAGCATAAGAAACGCCAGCGAGCTTttggcgaaaaagaaaaataagcaaaagaAGTTTTAA
- a CDS encoding RNA binding function, putative (encoded by transcript PVX_114570A) gives MNNTSKSEQVKENKEGSGSNTTKTLWVGDLDKIKDEVVDENYILYCMFYEFAEDIIKVKLCKEKNSQKYSYAFIEFTNFDIAKYCFDNLNGKWIPGRIHKFKLNWAKYNVSDNVNTSEKSLDVELDDKGTYSIYVGGLPKGTTKEEIETLFSRFYSSICFVKMIKNTQKNQNKIYCFIHFFNHDECIRALTEMDGHDFKGCKIKVSKSNGVKIGKGGGEGNNYYYKNNNYQMHMNSLKGMNMGNYNVGAYGGNYAQGGYTQGNYPQGSYNQAGYPQANYNQANYNAHSGGGSGANNNSNGATSNNNPPNSASNSSKVANNQADEEENKNVTAAGVAAPTGVPTGGDPNKNYYMYYHNVNSELNNPYKVNYYDHLSSNVTSYPAYSTTANHGTTSLSYNSNSYGSEMNYYTGQMTQMTQLAQMAQMSNYGNDVNHTSNFPGSNGQVSNYTSEFNCITNYNLTPGKEDEQNLMNYRMANVNYASAVNEHADEGVKNMAHEKKEGNGNLKNEGISAEVNIMNHMTKKNQLMEGNPNSMNHAYGLNFYNRPCPNEYSNSAFNPMGLNKSNTHDEINYNGSMGNCHPNEMSEMSGANNYYYDGDAQNIKGRSNHGRGSHKEKNNNRNHSNTNNSTNNGSVDNNETIDNEQSVHNNDIVDNDRSDGKDDSNDEDNK, from the coding sequence ATGAATAACACAAGCAAGAGCGAACAGGTGAAGGAGAACAAGGAAGGGAGCGGCTCCAACACGACGAAAACCCTGTGGGTAGGGGACctagacaaaataaaagacgAAGTGGTCGATGAGAACTATATCCTATACTGCATGTTTTACGAATTTGCCGAAGatataataaaagtaaaattatgCAAGGAGAAAAATTCCCAAAAATATTCCTATGCATTTATAGAATTCACCAATTTTGACATCGCCAAATATTGCTTTGATAATTTAAACGGCAAGTGGATACCTGGAAGGATACACAAGTTCAAATTGAACTGGGCCAAATACAATGTGAGCGATAATGTTAATACGAGTGAGAAGAGCCTAGACGTTGAGTTGGATGATAAGGGCACATATTCTATATACGTTGGGGGTCTACCCAAAGGAACAACaaaggaagaaattgaaACGCTGTTTTCCCGCTTTTACTCCAGTATCTGCTTCGTTAAGATGATTaaaaatacgcaaaaaaatcaaaacaaaatatactgctttattcatttttttaaccacgATGAATGTATTCGAGCTTTAACCGAAATGGATGGCCATGATTTTAAGGGCTGTAAAATTAAGGTGAGCAAATCCAATGGGGTAAAAATTGGCAAGGGAGGCGGAGAGGGAAACAATTACTActacaaaaataacaactACCAAATGCACATGAACAGCTTGAAAGGCATGAACATGGGGAACTACAATGTGGGCGCGTATGGTGGTAACTATGCCCAGGGAGGCTACACGCAGGGGAACTACCCACAGGGCAGTTACAACCAGGCAGGCTACCCACAGGCGAACTACAACCAAGCCAACTACAACGCGCACAGCGGTGGCGGAAGTGGTGCCAACAACAACAGCAATGGAGCGACCAGCAACAACAACCCCCCAAACAGTGCCAGCAACAGTAGTAAGGTAGCGAACAACCAGGcggatgaggaagaaaataagaaCGTCACTGCAGCGGGGGTAGCAGCGCCTACCGGGGTGCCCACTGGAGGAGATCCCAACAAAAACTACTACATGTACTACCACAATGTGAATAGCGAACTGAACAACCCTTATAAGGTAAACTACTACGACCACCTAAGCTCCAATGTTACCTCCTACCCTGCGTACAGCACCACAGCAAACCATGGGACGACTAGCCTCTCTTATAATTCAAACAGCTACGGCAGTGAGATGAACTACTACACTGGCCAAATGACTCAAATGACGCAACTGGCACAAATGGCGCAAATGAGCAACTACGGAAATGATGTCAATCACACGAGTAACTTCCCCGGGAGCAATGGCCAAGTGAGCAACTACACCTCAGAATTTAATTGCATCACTAATTATAACCTCACCCCAGGAAAGGAGGATGAACAGAATCTTATGAATTACAGAATGGCGAACGTTAATTATGCTTCTGCTGTTAACGAGCATGCGGATGAGGGCGTGAAAAACATGGCccatgaaaaaaaggaaggaaatgGGAacctaaaaaatgaaggcatCTCAGCCGAAGTTAATATAATGAACCAtatgacgaaaaaaaaccaacTGATGGAAGGGAACCCAAACAGCATGAACCACGCCTACGGGCTAAACTTTTACAACCGCCCCTGCCCAAACGAGTACAGTAACAGTGCCTTCAACCCTATGGGTCTTAACAAGAGTAACACGCATGACGAAATTAACTACAATGGCAGCATGGGGAATTGTCACCCCAACGAGATGAGCGAGATGAGCGGCGCGAATAATTATTACTATGATGGGGACGCCCAGAACATcaagggaagaagcaaccACGGCAGAGGCAGCCacaaggagaaaaacaaTAACCGAAATCATAGCAACACTAACAATAGCACGAACAATGGAAGTGTAGACAATAACGAGACGATTGACAATGAGCAGAGTGTTCATAACAATGACATCGTCGATAACGACCGCAGTGATGGTAAGGATGATAGTAACGATGAGGATAATAAATGA
- a CDS encoding DNAJ domain protein, putative (encoded by transcript PVX_114560A) — MIRRKLYYSLLFLAFLKTFKINQRWSIFISAWYAHEDVDSDYSHSKLYDVLGVHKYASTEEIKKAYRKLSKKYHPDKAKDKNSNNRFSEIAEAYEILGDEEKRKVYDHHGLEAAKNVESNKMEEDPTDHFNIYESFFGGAGGFRREEMKKADSLTLNVEMSLEQLYKGDFFSVIYTRDVNCLRSDDCIMKKKECSGKGYKTVTQQVAPGFIMQNKMRDENCIDRGKAWNQKCSYCPNGMKEEKTIELTLEVEKGMKNNDKIVFEKKGKQEIGHESGDVIFVIQTKKHKVYERKNNDLHQFYEISLKDALIGFSKDIDHISGAPIRINKQTVTFHNEILKVQNKGMPIKDSNKFGDLYIKFLVQFPKYLTEDQKKAISQFL; from the coding sequence ATGATCAGGAGAAAACTATACTACTCGCTGCTATTCCTGGCCTTTTTGAAAACCTTCAAAATAAACCAAAGATGGAGCATCTTCATCAGCGCCTGGTACGCGCACGAAGATGTGGACAGTGACTACAGCCACAGCAAGCTGTACGACGTGTTGGGGGTTCACAAGTACGCCAGCACGGAGGAGATCAAAAAGGCGTACAGAAAGCTATCCAAAAAGTACCACCCAGATAAGGCAAAAGATAAAAACTCGAATAATCGATTCAGCGAAATTGCAGAGGCATATGAAATATTaggagatgaagaaaaaagaaaggtgTATGACCACCATGGGTTAGAGGCAGCGAAAAATGTAGAGTccaacaaaatggaggaagatCCAACTGATCACTTTAACATTTATGAAAGTTTTTTTGGTGGAGCAGGAGGATTTAGAAGagaggaaatgaaaaaggccGACAGTTTAACGTTAAATGTGGAAATGAGTTTGGAGCAGTTATATAAAGGCGATTTCTTTTCAGTTATTTATACTCGGGATGTGAACTGCCTAAGAAGTGATGACTGCAtcatgaagaagaaggagtgCAGTGGTAAAGGATATAAAACTGTTACCCAGCAAGTTGCTCCAGGCTTcattatgcaaaataaaatgagggATGAAAACTGTATTGATAGAGGAAAAGCATGGAATCAAAAATGTTCCTACTGTCCGAATGGtatgaaggaagaaaaaacaattgAGTTAACGTTGGAAGTGGAAAAGGggatgaaaaataatgataaaattgttttcgaaaaaaaaggaaaacaagaaATAGGACACGAAAGTGGtgatgttatttttgttatccaAACAAAGAAACATAAAGTGtatgaacgaaaaaataatgacttacatcaattttatgaaatatcTTTGAAGGATGCTTTAATTGGATTTTCCAAAGATATCGATCATATCAGCGGGGCCCCTATTCGCATAAACAAACAAACCGTCACATTCCAcaatgaaattttaaaagtgcaaaataaaggaatgCCCATTAAGGACTCGAACAAATTTGGAGATTTATATATCAAATTTTTAGTACAGTTTCCGAAATATTTGACGGAGGACCAGAAGAAAGCCATTTCTCAGTTCCTCTGA